The window TGAGCCGGTTGTTCACCCCGTCCACGCTGTCCCAGTACCAGAGCCAGGTGTACGGGTGCAGCGAGACGATGCGCGCCGCGGCCTGCTTCCAGAGCGGGTTCGCCAGCTCCTCGGTGGGCTGCGCAAGCGCCTTCTCGAAGAGCGCGAACGTCTGCGGGTCGTCGTACCAGACCCGGTTGAACGGGCTGTTCTTGGACCACAGCTCGTCGAGCGCCGGGGAGAGCGACACCGACCAGCCCGCCGCGGCCGCCTGGTACTCCTTGCGCGTCAGGCGGTCGTTGTAGGTGTTGAACTCCTGCACCGCCAGGTGCGCATCCACCCCGATCCGCTTCCACTGCTGCTGGATGATCTGCGACGCGTCTGCCCGCCGCGGGTTGCCCGAGTTGAGCAGCAGCTCGAAGCTGAACGGCTTCCCGCCCTTGTCCAGCACTCCGTCGCCGTCGCTGTCCTTCCAGCCCTTGCCGGCCAGGATCGCCCGGGCCCGCGCGGTGTCGTACGGCAGCGGGCCCATGGTGGCCGGGTCGTACAGCTCCTTGAAGATGGGCGAGTACGGGCCGCCCGCCGGGACCGCGTAGCCGTTCATCTGCAGCGCGGGGATGATCCCCTTCACGTCGATCGCCATGCCCAGCGCCTCGCGGATCTCGGGGTCGGCGAAGGCGTCGAAGCCGCGCGGGTTGTACTGGATGAAGTCGTAGTTTCGCTGCTGCTCGCGCTCGAAACGCACGTTCGGTGCCTGCGCCTTCACGTGCGCGATCTGGTCGAACGAGATGGGACGGGTGAAGTCGACGCCGCCCGTCATCAGCTCGGTGAGGCGGGTCGTGGCCTCGGGGATGATGCGGATCACGATCTGGTCCAGCCGCCCCGGCACGCGGAAGTACGGGTTGCGCACGAACACGATGCGGTCGCCCTTGAACCACTGCCCGATCATGTACGACCCGCTCACCACCAGCTTGCCGGCCGGGTTCAGAAGCGCCGGGTGCGTGCGGATGGCGCCCGGGTCCATGCTGCCGTACACGTGCTTCGGGGCGATGTTGAGCCCGGAGTGGTACAGCATCTCCGGGTAGCGCTGCTTGAACCAGAAGGTGACCACGGAGTCGTTCTGCGCCGTCACCGAGTCCAGGTGCGCCAGGTAGTCCTGCCGCGGCGAGGCGAGCTTGGGGTCGCGGATCACGTCATACGTCCACACCACGTCCTGCGCGGTGATGGGCTGCCCGTCGCTCCACTTCAGCCCCGACCGCATGTAGTAGCGCAGCCCGGCGCTGTCCGGGCCCACGTACTCGTAGTGGTACGCCAGCGCCATGGGCGAGTCGTTGGACGTGAGATACACGATCTTGCCGTCGCGCCAGGCGCCGCGGGTGAGCGCCATGTACATCATGTCCATCATGTCGCCGTCCAGCGCCGTGTCGAAGATCAGCGGCATGGGCTTGGAGATGTCGGCCAGCTCGGCCAGCACCGCGGTGCCCCCGCTGTCGGGCTGGGCGTCGCTGCCGTCGGCACCCGCCGCGGTCTTGCCCGCGCCCTGGTCCCCGCCGCACGCCGCCGCCAGGCCCGCCACGACCACCGCCAGCGCGCGCCGCGCCCCGGCCCACCCGCTGCTCTGGTTCCGCATCATCCGTCGTCCGTTGGGGTTGTTCCGCATCGGGCCGTGAAGCCGCCGCGCCGCGCATCTCCCGATCACGCGTCGCTCGCGCTCCCGTCCGCCGGCCATCTCCGCACCTGCCCATCCGCCGTTCATCCATCACCATCACGATCCGCGTCCGCTCGTCCGCCGATCTACCATCGGCCGAATTCGCAGACCTGCATCTTCCGACTCTCGAACGCCGTTCGACCCGTCCGCATCTGCCGCTCGATCCACTCCACATCATCCGATCGGCTGACGGACTGCGTCAATCGGTAAATGCTCATCCGATCACCCCCCCTCCTCCTCGCTGGACCGCATCTCCGATCATCGACTGAGAGCGTCAGGCGACGATCTCGGTCGAGGCGATGCGGTGTCAGTGCGCCCTCCGGGCTTCGGGGGTGATGTACCACTTCGCGGCGCCGACCAAGTCGCCGCGGGCGTCCGGGTGCACGTTGCGCAGGCGGTTGCTCACCCCCTCGCGGCGCTGGTCGAAGTCGATGAAGGTGAACGGCACGTCGGCCGCGATCTTCCGCTGGTACTGCTCCCAGACCGGCTTGGCGGCCGCGCGGCTGGGGATGGTCTGCAGGGTGTCGAGCATGCGGTCCACCTGCGGGTCGCAGTAGCCCACCCACTGGAACGGCCCGCCCATCTTGCGGCACGAGAAGAGGTCGGTGTCGTCGATGCGGAACTCGGTGGTCCACCCGATCGCCACCGCGTCGAAGTCGCGCCGCGACGGGGTCTGGAGCTGGTCGAGCAGCGTGCCCCACTCCACGATCTGCGGCTGCACGTCGATGCCCACCTTGCGCAGGTCCGACTGGGCCCGCACCGCGATGTCGGCGCGGATCTGGTTGCCCTGGTTGGACTTCATGGTGAAGCGGAACGGCCGGCCGGACGCGTCCTCGATGGTCCCGTCGCCGTTGCGGTCCGTCCACCCCGCCTGGGCCAGCAGGCGCTTGGCACCCTCCGGGTCGTACTTCAGGTCCGCGCCCGCCTGCGGATCGTACTGCCAGTAGAACGGCGGCACGGTGGACGCGGCGAGGGTGCCGTAGCCGTACAGCACGCCGTCGATGATGGCCTGGCGGTTGATGGCCATGGTGAGCGCCCGCCGCACCCGCGCGTCCTTGAAGAACGGCCGGCGCTCGTTCCACGCGATGATGGTGAACGAGCGGTCCGGGAAGGTCTCCAGGCGCGCCGCGGCGCTGGACTTGATGCGCGGCGTCTGCTCGGCCGGCGGGTTGATGTAGTAGTCTACGTTCCCGCTCAGCAGCTCGTTCAGGTTCGTGGCCGGCTCGGGGATCACGCGATACACCAGCCGGTCCAGGTACGGGCGCCCGCCCAGCTCCTTGGGATAGCGCGGGTT is drawn from Longimicrobiaceae bacterium and contains these coding sequences:
- a CDS encoding ABC transporter substrate-binding protein, whose translation is MMRNQSSGWAGARRALAVVVAGLAAACGGDQGAGKTAAGADGSDAQPDSGGTAVLAELADISKPMPLIFDTALDGDMMDMMYMALTRGAWRDGKIVYLTSNDSPMALAYHYEYVGPDSAGLRYYMRSGLKWSDGQPITAQDVVWTYDVIRDPKLASPRQDYLAHLDSVTAQNDSVVTFWFKQRYPEMLYHSGLNIAPKHVYGSMDPGAIRTHPALLNPAGKLVVSGSYMIGQWFKGDRIVFVRNPYFRVPGRLDQIVIRIIPEATTRLTELMTGGVDFTRPISFDQIAHVKAQAPNVRFEREQQRNYDFIQYNPRGFDAFADPEIREALGMAIDVKGIIPALQMNGYAVPAGGPYSPIFKELYDPATMGPLPYDTARARAILAGKGWKDSDGDGVLDKGGKPFSFELLLNSGNPRRADASQIIQQQWKRIGVDAHLAVQEFNTYNDRLTRKEYQAAAAGWSVSLSPALDELWSKNSPFNRVWYDDPQTFALFEKALAQPTEELANPLWKQAAARIVSLHPYTWLWYWDSVDGVNNRLKGMKVDTYGAYQNTWEWWIPKSQQRRPQAGAAAAPAKS
- a CDS encoding ABC transporter substrate-binding protein; this translates as MQNAYARTFPLLALALLAACGGGGGAASRSGAGADVPEAQRFGGTAVVSAIGEIPDVNPLTSSDQSGNNVQMFVLFTPVVAYNDRLEPVPALAKSWELNADSTELTFHLRGDVYWQDGVKTTAQDLKFAYDMAKDPKTAYPNSNFFTHYGTAEAPDSFTFKVRLTPHAEFMDPWRTFFAVPRHILQGTKPEEMKNHPFGTKAPVGNGPFRFVSHAQGQQWVFEANPRYPKELGGRPYLDRLVYRVIPEPATNLNELLSGNVDYYINPPAEQTPRIKSSAAARLETFPDRSFTIIAWNERRPFFKDARVRRALTMAINRQAIIDGVLYGYGTLAASTVPPFYWQYDPQAGADLKYDPEGAKRLLAQAGWTDRNGDGTIEDASGRPFRFTMKSNQGNQIRADIAVRAQSDLRKVGIDVQPQIVEWGTLLDQLQTPSRRDFDAVAIGWTTEFRIDDTDLFSCRKMGGPFQWVGYCDPQVDRMLDTLQTIPSRAAAKPVWEQYQRKIAADVPFTFIDFDQRREGVSNRLRNVHPDARGDLVGAAKWYITPEARRAH